The following are from one region of the Petrotoga mobilis SJ95 genome:
- a CDS encoding phosphate ABC transporter substrate-binding protein PstS family protein yields the protein MKKVLLTFVLVGIALFSFAETLVLKGSNTIFPVAQLWIEELKDMYPDLTITLEGAGSSTGIAALFNGTTDIANSSRWLKDSELEQMHEEGKYFIPVVLGYDGIAVIVNPNLGIDDITIEELAKIYTGEITRWNQLSPNLPGQRIVVYSRNTASGTYETFVEKVLEGKRMTPTVQMLESTQAEIQAVAQNMYAIAYTGVGYVTDDVKVLSVEGVQPTKLNILNSVYPISRPLYMFVDATNGYPETGPVKQYLTFGLSKRGQELVEQAGYVAAYGF from the coding sequence GTGAAGAAAGTATTATTAACGTTTGTTTTAGTTGGTATAGCTCTTTTCAGTTTTGCAGAAACACTTGTTCTAAAAGGTTCAAACACGATTTTTCCAGTAGCTCAACTTTGGATTGAAGAGTTAAAAGATATGTATCCCGATTTAACAATCACATTGGAAGGTGCTGGCTCTTCAACCGGTATTGCTGCTTTATTCAACGGAACAACAGACATTGCAAACTCAAGTAGATGGCTTAAAGATTCTGAATTAGAGCAGATGCATGAAGAAGGTAAGTACTTCATTCCCGTTGTTTTAGGATACGATGGAATAGCAGTAATAGTTAATCCGAATCTTGGAATTGATGATATCACTATAGAAGAATTGGCAAAAATTTACACTGGTGAAATCACAAGATGGAACCAATTGAGCCCTAATTTACCAGGTCAAAGAATCGTTGTATATTCAAGGAACACAGCCTCAGGAACCTATGAAACATTTGTAGAAAAAGTTTTAGAGGGTAAAAGGATGACTCCAACAGTTCAGATGTTAGAATCTACCCAAGCGGAAATACAAGCAGTTGCACAAAACATGTATGCCATAGCTTATACAGGTGTAGGTTACGTAACTGACGATGTAAAAGTTTTATCGGTTGAAGGTGTACAACCAACAAAACTGAATATTTTAAATTCTGTATATCCAATCTCAAGACCATTGTATATGTTTGTTGATGCTACAAACGGTTACCCAGAAACTGGTCCAGTTAAACAATATTTGACATTTGGACTATCAAAAAGAGGTCAAGAGTTAGTTGAACAGGCTGGTTACGTTGCAGCATACGGATTTTAA